A segment of the Vicinamibacterales bacterium genome:
GGCGGCCGCGAGCAGGACCTCGTGGGCCTTCTCCTTTCGCAGGTTCGCGACCGTGGCGATGGTGCGGACCGGCCGCACGCCGGTGCGCGGCGCGAAGCGGTCGACCTCGATGCCGTTGGCGATGACCTCGATCCGCCCCGGCGCGACTCCCTCGGCGACGAGCTGCCGCCGGGCGGCACTCGAGTTCGCGACCACCGCGTGGGCGCAGCGATACGCCTGGCGCTGGAGGACGATCTGCCCGGCGGTCTTGTCGGGGTTGATCTCCCGCCGGCTGCCGACGCGGACCGGCACGCCGGCCACCGCCGCCGCCGGCAGCGCGAACGTGTTCGCGTAGAGGTCGCAGCACTGCACCACCGCGATGCGATGGGCGCGGCACCAGCGCGCGAACGCCGCCGCCTGGGCCAGCGTCGCCGGCCTGGCGAAGCCGCGAATGGGAAAGCTGGTGACCGGGGCGCACCCGGCGACCCGCGGCAGCCACGCGCCTTCGGCGTGGAAGCAGGCGACGCGCACCGCGAAGCGCTCGCGGTCGAGCCTGCGGATCAGCTCGGTCATCTGCCGCTCGGTGCCACCGGGATGAAAGCTCGTGATGAACACAGCGACCGGAATTTGTGGTCCGGACTTCACAGGCTGCCACCTGAGCAAGGCAGGTGCCACGGGACTTTAGGGGCAGGGAGAGGAATTGTAGGTACGCCGCTACACGACGTGGGCAGCGGTTGACCCGACCACTGCGGTATCGAGGTACTGCCGGTGCCACAACTCGAACACGGTCAGCTGCCAGAGCCGCAGGGTGTGATCGCGCTGCCCGCTCAGATGCTCCCTCAGCAGCCGCGAGACGAATGCGGGCTCGAAGTAGCCGCGCTGCCGCGCTCGCGGCGATTCGAGCACATCCGAAAAGAGATCCGTCAGGCCGCCGCGGAACCAGGTGCCGAGCGGGATGCCGAACCCCTGCTTCCGCCGATCGAGGATGCCGGTCGGGAGCAGCGGCTTCAGCGCTTCCTTCAGCACGTGCTTGCGCCGCCCCGATCGGATCTTGAAGCGCGACGGCAGCGTCGCCGCAAAATCGATGACGAGGTTGTCGAGCAGCGGCACCCGCGACTCGATCGAATGCGCCATGCTCATCCGATCGACTTTGGTGAGCACGTCCTCGGGCAGATACGTCTCGAAGTCGAACCGCATCATGCGGCTGTCGTGCGGCAGGTCCTGGAACCGCTCGAAGTGCCGCCACAGCGCCGCTTCGGCGTTCGACGCGAGCGCCGCACGGGCGCCCCCGGCGTACAACGCCGCGCGCTCGTCCGCCGGGAAGAAGGTGATCGAATCCAGATACCGCCCGGCGTCGTCTTTCGCCACATGGCGGAGGAAATTCTTCCCCTTCGTGCCGTGCGGCAGCAGCGGCCACGCCAGCGCCGCCGCGCTGCGCAGCCCCGGCAGCGGCACGCGATCGAACGCGGCCACGCGCGGATGCGGCAGGTAGCGGTCGTAGCCGCCGAACAGCTCGTCGCCGCCGTCGCCGGACAGCACCACGGTGACGTGGCGGCGCGCGATTTCCGAGACATACCACGTCGGGATCGCGGACGAATCGGCGAAGGGCTCGTCGAAGTGCGAGATCAGGTCGTCGAGGATCGACAGGCCGTCCGGCTTGACGACGAATTCGTGGTGTTCGGTGCCGAAGTGCCGGGCCACGGTGCGCGCGTGCTCCAGCTCGTCGTAGGCCGGATCGTCGAACCCGATCGAGAACGTCTTCACCGGGCGCGGCGACGCCTGGGCCATCATGCCGACGACGGCGGAGGAATCGACGCCGCCCGAGAGGAACGCGCCGAGCGGCACGTCGCTGACCATGTGCGACGACACGGCCTCGGCGAGCACCTGCCGCAGTTGCGCGACGGCGTCCGCTTCGGACCCGGCGAACGTCTCATCCGCGGCGACCTGCCAGTAGCGCACCACGTCGGCGCGTCCGTCCCGCCAGCGCAGGAAGTGTCCGGGCGGCAGCTTCTTCACGCCCCGGAAGATGGATCGGTCGCGCG
Coding sequences within it:
- a CDS encoding glycosyltransferase, translated to MAPALLRWQPVKSGPQIPVAVFITSFHPGGTERQMTELIRRLDRERFAVRVACFHAEGAWLPRVAGCAPVTSFPIRGFARPATLAQAAAFARWCRAHRIAVVQCCDLYANTFALPAAAVAGVPVRVGSRREINPDKTAGQIVLQRQAYRCAHAVVANSSAARRQLVAEGVAPGRIEVIANGIEVDRFAPRTGVRPVRTIATVANLRKEKAHEVLLAAAARLLLHQPQLRFVIAGDGQRMSELRALAASLHIAANVTFLGHCEDVPALLADADAFVLPSRSEAFPNGAIEAMAAGLPVVASAVGGLLDLIDDGETGVLVRPDDPVALADAIEALVLSPERAAAIGANARDAVTRRYSFDRMVRAFEDLYLSHLGMPRGVSSRAA
- the asnB gene encoding asparagine synthase (glutamine-hydrolyzing) — encoded protein: MCGIAGFADSAAPRLSVAPVRLDAEFNLVHRMCEVIRHRGPDDEGIHVQPGLGLGMRRLSIIDLAGGRQPIHNETSTIRVVFNGEIYNYRELRAELEALGHAFSTSSDTESIVHAYEEWGEDAFRRLRGMFAIALWDQPNRTLLLARDRAGQKPLHYAERGGRLYFASEIKSLLAAGAVEPALDLAALDHYLAFLYTPRDRSIFRGVKKLPPGHFLRWRDGRADVVRYWQVAADETFAGSEADAVAQLRQVLAEAVSSHMVSDVPLGAFLSGGVDSSAVVGMMAQASPRPVKTFSIGFDDPAYDELEHARTVARHFGTEHHEFVVKPDGLSILDDLISHFDEPFADSSAIPTWYVSEIARRHVTVVLSGDGGDELFGGYDRYLPHPRVAAFDRVPLPGLRSAAALAWPLLPHGTKGKNFLRHVAKDDAGRYLDSITFFPADERAALYAGGARAALASNAEAALWRHFERFQDLPHDSRMMRFDFETYLPEDVLTKVDRMSMAHSIESRVPLLDNLVIDFAATLPSRFKIRSGRRKHVLKEALKPLLPTGILDRRKQGFGIPLGTWFRGGLTDLFSDVLESPRARQRGYFEPAFVSRLLREHLSGQRDHTLRLWQLTVFELWHRQYLDTAVVGSTAAHVV